CGAATTCCTTGAGATGGTCGTGATCGTCTCCCAGGTCCAGGTCGACTCCATCGCCGTCATTCGCCGGCGAGAAATCGTCGATACGGGCGGCTTCGGGCAGTTCGAGATCATCGAGATCCGGCTCGAACTCATCCGCTCCCTCGGGCTGGTCCTCAATACCCACCTCGGGCTTGTTCTTGCCCCGGGACAGCTTGTTCATGTTCTCCTGCATGGAGGACGACTGATCCGCCAGCACGCTGGCCGTGGCAGCCATCTGTTCGGCGGCCGCCGCGCTTTGCTGGACGACCTCATCCAGCTGCTTCAGCGCCTTGTTGATCTCGTCAGCGCCGGCATCCTGCTCGGTGGAGGCGACGTTGATCTCCTTGACGAGTTCGGCGGTCTTGCGGATATCCGGCACCAGGCGGGTCAGTACTTCGCCCGCTCGCTGCGAGATCTCCACACTGCCCGACGCGGTTTCGCTGATCTCTTCGGCGGCCTTCTGGCTGCGTTCGGCGAGCTTGCGGACCTCGGCGGCCACCACGGCGAAGCCTCGGCCGTGTTCGCCGGCACGGGCGGCTTCGATGGCGGCGTTCAGGGCCAGCAAGTTCGTCTGGCGGGAGATCTCCCCGATCACGGTGATCTTCTCGGCAATTTCCGTCATGGCGATGACCGCCTTCTCGACCGCTTCGCCGCCTTCTCGCGCGCCTTCGGAGGCTTTCAGCGCGATTTGTTCGGTCTGGCTGGCGTTGTCCGAACTTTGCCGGATGTTCGCGGCCATCTCTTCCATGGATGAGGAAATCTCCTCCAGCGATGCGGCCTGCTGGGCTGCACCCTGGGCGATTTGCTGGCTGGTCGAGTTGATTTGCTCGCTGCCCGAGGCGACATCATCCACGCTGCCACGAACGGCTTTGGCGGTGACCATCGTGCCGCGGATGACCACCCAGGCCAGGATCAAGCCCAGCAAGAGGCCGGCGCCGGTGACCACCACCAGCAGGTTGCGGGTGCGTTCGAAGGTGTCACTCGCCGTGGCCACGCCTTCGTTCATCGTCTTGAAGCCAAGACGGGTGAGCGACTCCATGGTGGCCTGGGCGCGATTGAGCTGATCGCGGCCCTGGAAGGTGGCCAGTTCAAACGCGACGTTGGTGGCGTTTTCGTCCTTGATATCCAGCACTTCCTGGTGGATTTGCTGCCACTGGTCCAGGGCGGTGGTAAACGCCACGTACTGCGTTGAAAGGTCTGCGGGGACCTGGTCGGCCAGT
The window above is part of the Abyssibacter profundi genome. Proteins encoded here:
- a CDS encoding HAMP domain-containing methyl-accepting chemotaxis protein yields the protein MKHTTVISKVIVGFGILITVIGVTAFYSLTALEQLNTTMQVTVAGPSEKVSESAQIDRALMAVSRAEKNILLAETEDEMAVFAKEIDEQVATMKDALAHFEELASEEEMQQINQFMRDWEQYEVTKNNVVRLARQNTDLKSRLLSQNEGRDAYGVMAERLDGLTAELEQRMTDEPTAAVAALTAQRLMRALAELQRDEKNFLLSRWLEDMDTFAMSMEDITMRVEDLSTALADQVPADLSTQYVAFTTALDQWQQIHQEVLDIKDENATNVAFELATFQGRDQLNRAQATMESLTRLGFKTMNEGVATASDTFERTRNLLVVVTGAGLLLGLILAWVVIRGTMVTAKAVRGSVDDVASGSEQINSTSQQIAQGAAQQAASLEEISSSMEEMAANIRQSSDNASQTEQIALKASEGAREGGEAVEKAVIAMTEIAEKITVIGEISRQTNLLALNAAIEAARAGEHGRGFAVVAAEVRKLAERSQKAAEEISETASGSVEISQRAGEVLTRLVPDIRKTAELVKEINVASTEQDAGADEINKALKQLDEVVQQSAAAAEQMAATASVLADQSSSMQENMNKLSRGKNKPEVGIEDQPEGADEFEPDLDDLELPEAARIDDFSPANDGDGVDLDLGDDHDHLKEFVRY